Proteins encoded in a region of the Candidatus Cloacimonadota bacterium genome:
- a CDS encoding DNA polymerase IV has translation MERIILHIDMDAFFAAIEQRDNPELKGKPVIIGGGIENKGVVSTASYEARKFGIHSAMPIYQAKQLCPAGIFIKGNYHKYAFESVKIINICHTIAPIVEPVSVDEAFLDVSGSIPFFKSKKQIAETLQNKILQRLHLTCSIGIAPNKLLAKIASEMNKPSGIKIIEKNKVEGLLNSLPIERVFGIGKKTAITLKNFGVNSAGDLGRFPESILIRRFGKVGKQLSPMGKGIDNSPVVPVSKIPKPKSIGNEVTLSKNIGNKEKLRRVLLQLTHKTAYRLRRKHASAHTITLKVKYDNFSVNTFNHTVEQAVNYDSEIYKIVINLFDKINLGFHKIRLLGIRLSNMEFADDPIQLEIFSVYKKKFANISWAVDKLKQKYGEEIINIGQ, from the coding sequence ATGGAACGAATAATTTTACACATTGATATGGATGCATTCTTTGCAGCGATTGAGCAGAGAGATAATCCAGAATTGAAAGGAAAACCCGTAATCATTGGTGGTGGGATAGAGAATAAAGGTGTTGTAAGCACTGCTTCTTATGAAGCAAGAAAATTTGGAATTCATTCCGCAATGCCAATTTACCAGGCAAAACAACTTTGTCCTGCTGGAATATTCATAAAAGGAAATTATCACAAATATGCGTTTGAATCTGTCAAAATTATAAATATTTGCCATACAATTGCACCTATTGTTGAGCCTGTAAGCGTTGACGAGGCTTTTCTTGATGTTAGTGGCAGTATTCCTTTTTTTAAATCTAAAAAACAAATTGCTGAGACATTGCAGAATAAAATTCTCCAGAGGCTACATTTAACCTGTTCCATTGGTATTGCACCAAATAAATTGTTAGCAAAAATTGCCAGTGAAATGAATAAACCTTCAGGAATAAAAATAATTGAAAAGAATAAAGTTGAGGGTCTATTAAATAGTTTACCAATTGAAAGAGTGTTTGGAATTGGTAAAAAGACTGCAATCACCTTAAAAAATTTTGGTGTGAACTCTGCTGGAGATTTAGGAAGATTTCCAGAATCAATTCTCATAAGAAGATTTGGTAAGGTTGGTAAACAATTGTCTCCTATGGGAAAAGGAATTGACAATTCACCAGTTGTGCCTGTTTCTAAAATACCTAAACCAAAATCTATTGGAAATGAAGTAACTTTATCAAAAAATATTGGGAATAAGGAAAAATTGCGCAGAGTTCTTTTACAACTTACACACAAAACTGCTTATCGTCTGCGAAGGAAACATGCATCTGCTCATACAATTACACTAAAAGTTAAATATGATAATTTTTCAGTAAATACTTTTAACCATACAGTTGAACAAGCAGTAAATTATGATTCTGAAATCTACAAGATAGTTATTAACCTGTTTGATAAAATTAACCTTGGTTTTCACAAAATAAGACTCTTGGGTATCAGATTATCAAATATGGAATTCGCCGATGACCCGATACAATTAGAAATTTTTTCAGTTTATAAGAAAAAGTTTGCTAATATTTCCTGGGCAGTAGATAAGTTGAAACAAAAATATGGTGAGGAGATTATAAATATTGGTCAATAA